From Deinococcus sp. Leaf326:
TGCGGTCCTGGATGTCCGCCTCGTGGACCTTGATCGCCATGACCAGCCCTAAGGTGTCGACGAGCAGGTGACGTTTCCGACCACTCACTTTCTTGCCCCATCGTATCCGCGAGGCCCGCCAGCTTCCGTGGTCCTGACGGATTGGCTATCGATGATCGCGGCGCTGGGGGTCGCTGTGCGACCCTCACGTTGACGAACCAATTCTCGAAGGATCGTGTGGAGTGCCTCCCAGACGCCCTGGAGTCGCCAAAGACGGTGGGAGTGATAGACCGTTTGCCACGGAGGCAAATCATGAGGCATCGCTCGCCAAGCGATGCCGCCCCGCAGGACGTAGAAAATACCGTCCAGGATCTCCCGAAACGACCATTTCCTAGGACGTCCCACGGAGGCTTCTGGAGGGAGGAGCGGGAAAAGAACGTGCCATTCGGCGTCCGTCAGATCGTTGGGATAGGCAGATCGGGACATAGGTGCATCACCTCAGCCCAATCGTCCACCTTTATTGGTGCGGGAAAAACCTGCACCAGCACGTTTTTCAGACGCACTTTAGATCATCAAGACATCCATTATCGCTCGTCTCTGCCCTCGCTGTCTCCATGCGCCGAGACGAAGAAGCCCATATCGTATTCAGGCGTCGCAAACCCCCAAGACACCTGAAAGTCCAGTTGCCGAGGCTTGGGCCGATCAAGGTGAATTACAACTTCATGCACGATCCCTTGCATTCCAAACCCACGCCGCCCTGCTTGCCGTGTCATCCCCATGAGGACATCGAAACTTCGCTTATCCAGCACCGTCCAGGAGTCCTCCGGTTCCACCACGCCAGGGCGGTCCCAAAAGAAGGCTCCTCCGATCAACCCCTTCACCTCGATGTCTCGGATGTACAACGCGACCGGGCCTGTGTTGAGCAGCACCAATTGAGTCGCGGCTGTTGGCCCAGAGCGCAGACTGTCGACGGTGCGGGTCGTCGCCCAGAGCTCAGCGTCCGTTGCTCCCAGAACCTGACGCCACTTGCCCAACTGTTCTGAAGGCAACATGCTTCTTCGTATAACCGTTTCTCAACGGCGGAGTGTACTGACCTATTGTCCTTAACCAAGTGGCAAAACGAGACCCGTTGAGCATCCACGGCGCCTTGGCTTGTTGAAGCACGCGGCCCCCTTCCCCGTCATAACGAGTCAGGGAGCGCCTCTTTCAGTAAGCCCCCTCAATAGGGACGTATTCGAGCACCAGATCCTGTTTCTTCAGCAGGCTCAAGGCCAGAGTAAGAGTGGCTCGCCGTTGATTGGCTAGCGTTTTGCGCTTTGTTCTTCTCACCCTCTTCCTGTCGAGCAGACCCTAGGATTGGAAGCTTTTGGCAGAAGCCTTGGGTTGTCTCGCCGAGATTGGTCGTCTACGTCATGAGTTCAGAAACATCCTCGTGGTCGGGGCTGAGGATAACCAGGGGTGGCGACGCGTCATGAAAATTCCTGCGGCGGTGCCGCAGTGTGTGGGGAACGGAAGAGCTGCAGTGATCCGGCCTCCACTCGAATAGGCCACTGCGCCTGAGTCTTCATGAAGTATCCCCGTGCAGAGTCTCCGTGAGGTCTCCACCACTGGACCCCGCGCCAACTGTTATGGAGTCTCGTTCTGCTGCGAACTGTCATGGGATCTGAAGCGCCGCCGCTTCAGCCCAGGGCACAGAAGACTCGTCAAGTCCAGGGAAATCCTTGACGGGTGTCTAGCCCCGGGCTATTTCTCACCGACCACTAAAACGTTCAGCTCTGGCCTGTCTCTGAACACC
This genomic window contains:
- a CDS encoding transposase, with the translated sequence MSRSAYPNDLTDAEWHVLFPLLPPEASVGRPRKWSFREILDGIFYVLRGGIAWRAMPHDLPPWQTVYHSHRLWRLQGVWEALHTILRELVRQREGRTATPSAAIIDSQSVRTTEAGGPRGYDGARK